CTTTAGTGCAAGAAAAATTCATTGGAAAACGATGCAAGTGTAAACAATTATTTCTTAAAATCAAATTATTAAAAATAAATATCTGTGATAGCATAACGTATAAGCCAAATTTTTAGTTTTTTTGACATTTAAAATATTATTCAACAGTATATGATGTTGCGCAAGGAGTTAATTGAACAGATCAAAAAAAAGAAATCGTTTTTATGTGTAGGACTTGATCCGGATATCAATAAAATCCCCGAATTTTTAAAATCATACCCCGACCCGATATTCGAGTTCAATAAGCGTATTATAGATGCCACTAAAGATTTGTGCGTGGCCTACAAACCTAATGCTGCTTTTTACGAAGCTTACGGCATAAAAGGTTTGCAGGCTTTAATTGATACCTACAAATATCTGCCCAAAGATTGCCTGAACATTATTGATGCCAAACGCGGCGATATCGGCAATACATCTGATAAATACGCCCGCGCTTTTTTTGATGAACAATCGGGCGGAATGAGCTTTGACGCCATTACCATCACTCCTTATATGGGTAATGACAGTGTAACGCCTTATTTGGCTTATGAAGGTAAATGGGTTATTATTTTAGCTTTAACCTCATCGGTAGGAAGCAAGGATTTTCAGTACCTGCAAACAGGCGATGATTTTCTGTACGAAACCGTAATAAAAAAAGCCAATACCTGGGCTGGTGCCGATAGAATTATGTATGTAGTAGGGGCCACAAAGAGCACCGAGTTTACCAACATCCGCCAATATGCGCCGGATAACTTTTTATTGGTGCCGGGCGTGGGCGCACAGGGCGGAAGTTTAGAGGATGTGTGTAAGTATGGTATTACTAAAGATTGCGGGCTGCTGGTGAACTCATCACGCTCGATACTTTATGCAAGCAATGGCGAAGATTTTGCCGAGGTTGCAAGGGCGGAGGCATTGAGTTTGCAGCAGCAGATGCAGGCAGAGTTGGAAAAGGCTGGGGTAATTTAGAACCATGATTTTTAGGATTTGAGGATGTACTTGATAGATAAAATTCACCTTATCATGATCATCCTCAAATCCTAAAAATCAAGGTTTATTCTAATAATCCTGCCGGTATTTTTCCATCCACTTTTGGAAATGAAATTCCCAGCAGTTTCACCATTATCGGCGTCATATCACGCAGGTTCATCTCTTCTATTACAGTACCTTTGCGAATACCCGGACCATGAGCTATAAAACCGGTACGGATATTTTTTGTATCAGGAAAATGGCCATGTGTGCCTCCTTTGCCGGGTTTTATCGCATTGCCCGTGTTAGCTGCGCTAAATGAAGCATCATGCTCTGCTGTAAGTGCAAAAGCCACATTTGGGTTATAGCCGCCTTTATCCAGTTGTTTTTTACTGATGATGCGATAATATTGTTTTACGCTATCGGGTTGTGCTTCAAGCAGTGCTTTTACCTTATTGGCTGTTGCTTTATCAGCCGGATCTTTCAAATACAAATAAGCCGATCCGCCGACGGTGTTGAATTGAGCTTTCCACTCACCGGTGGCCAGGTTAGTGATTAGGCCTGCCTCTTTGAGCCATACATTGGGCGAGATAGATTTTTTTACATCATAAAATCCGTGGTCGCCGCCTATTAATAATACGGTGTTTTCCCAGATTCCGGCCTCTTTCAGGGCATCAACAATAATCCCTACTGCAGCATCTGCATCTGCTACTGCGTCCTGCACCCGTGTTCCATAACGCCCAGCGGCATGTTCAGCACCATCTACCGAAAATACGTGGATAGTCATCAACTCAGGCTTGCTTTTTTTAATTACATAAGCCGCAATCCTGGCAATGTTCTGATTTTTTCCTGCATCTATTTTATCCACGCCTCCAAATACTTCTTTTTTTACCTCAGCGTAAAAACCTTGTGGCAGAGAATATTGTTCACGAATTCCGTCGCCCAGGCCACCTATGTCGGGAATGTTATAATCCACAGGTGCATTGGCAGATACGGGCCAGTAAAGTGAAGCCACGGTCATGCCTTTGGCCTTAGCCGCTTTCCATATGGTGGGAGCGTGGATCGAGCTATCCTGCCAGTAAGGTTGTTGTGGTGCGCCGTCGGGTGTGAAAATATTGTTGTAAAATACACCATGCTTCGCAGGCTGTACGCCTGTGACAATTGTAGTGTGCGATGGATAGGTCATGGAAGGGAATACACTGTTTACACCTTTGGCATAAGCTCCGTCTTTCATCAACGCACGCAAATTGGGGGTTTGCCATTCATTGTCGAGGTAAAAATCGGGCCGGAAGCCATCAATGGTAATAAATATAACATGTTTGGCTGTTTGAGCCATAAGATGCCCGGTTACCATAAACAGGGCAAGTAGTACTGCTGATAATTTTTTTTTCATAGGTAGCATGTAGCCGGCTCCGTCAAACAGGGGCTAACCGGCATAAATAATGCGGCAAAGTTGTTTGTATTTCTGTTAAGTTTTTATCATGGTATGATTATGTAATCGGTTTGATGTAGAGCGTTTGGTAACGGG
The sequence above is a segment of the Mucilaginibacter celer genome. Coding sequences within it:
- the pyrF gene encoding orotidine-5'-phosphate decarboxylase, which produces MLRKELIEQIKKKKSFLCVGLDPDINKIPEFLKSYPDPIFEFNKRIIDATKDLCVAYKPNAAFYEAYGIKGLQALIDTYKYLPKDCLNIIDAKRGDIGNTSDKYARAFFDEQSGGMSFDAITITPYMGNDSVTPYLAYEGKWVIILALTSSVGSKDFQYLQTGDDFLYETVIKKANTWAGADRIMYVVGATKSTEFTNIRQYAPDNFLLVPGVGAQGGSLEDVCKYGITKDCGLLVNSSRSILYASNGEDFAEVARAEALSLQQQMQAELEKAGVI
- a CDS encoding alkaline phosphatase family protein, which translates into the protein MKKKLSAVLLALFMVTGHLMAQTAKHVIFITIDGFRPDFYLDNEWQTPNLRALMKDGAYAKGVNSVFPSMTYPSHTTIVTGVQPAKHGVFYNNIFTPDGAPQQPYWQDSSIHAPTIWKAAKAKGMTVASLYWPVSANAPVDYNIPDIGGLGDGIREQYSLPQGFYAEVKKEVFGGVDKIDAGKNQNIARIAAYVIKKSKPELMTIHVFSVDGAEHAAGRYGTRVQDAVADADAAVGIIVDALKEAGIWENTVLLIGGDHGFYDVKKSISPNVWLKEAGLITNLATGEWKAQFNTVGGSAYLYLKDPADKATANKVKALLEAQPDSVKQYYRIISKKQLDKGGYNPNVAFALTAEHDASFSAANTGNAIKPGKGGTHGHFPDTKNIRTGFIAHGPGIRKGTVIEEMNLRDMTPIMVKLLGISFPKVDGKIPAGLLE